From the genome of Phaeodactylum tricornutum CCAP 1055/1 chromosome 13, whole genome shotgun sequence, one region includes:
- a CDS encoding predicted protein — translation LRSLPGNTTCIDCGAPNPDWASLSYGSLICLICSGRHRSYGVQTSFVRSVDMD, via the coding sequence TTGCGTTCACTACCAGGGAACACAACCTGCATTGATTGCGGCGCGCCGAATCCGGACTGGGCTAGTCTATCCTACGGATCTCTGATTTGCTTAATTTGCAGTGGACGACACCGCTCCTATGGCGTACAAACGTCCTTCGTCCGTTCGGTAGATATGGAC
- a CDS encoding predicted protein has translation MMLMYARLLLVISIAPLAVVSWTVNSSSRRQAVHEGVAWIGKATTGLLVVSGIPSQAQAARGAAELDFEYYIRSAVSGNKREGNVLPSLSPTPPLPRTLKEPLLSLLLNDDCSASCVPIATLVQTILQSRSNTQDSNEIERNIQQRLRAYREKARKSFYAKAPWENALVSDQYYFDLTSYALWRTAADLLPNFVDRDRFIRGIGRDLLNNMQEKGLLPNKSTAIRGSATATIPSMQAVLQTFTSSGFCRDYRIGEAPVLDKKGKIAADAPPVILFDDLDDDALTSGASIDCLVSVLEPATLGASLQITGEQSRFGPDFVGATLSAVWEQADLTSSWEVFFVDPEYRPNPKDYFPNEQLLQYTISLKQ, from the coding sequence ATGATGCTGATGTACGCGAGATTGCTTTTGGTCATATCAATAGCACCTCTTGCTGTCGTATCATGGACTGTAAATTCATCTTCTCGTCGGCAAGCTGTACATGAAGGAGTTGCCTGGATCGGCAAGGCGACTACGGGTTTGCTCGTCGTGTCTGGTATTCCATCCCAGGCGCAAGCCGCCCGAGGAGCCGCTGAACTTGACTTCGAATATTACATTCGATCCGCCGTAAGTGGAAACAAGAGAGAAGGTAACGTGTTGCCTTCGCTGTCGCCGACTCCTCCACTGCCACGGACATTGAAAGAGCCCTTACTATCGCTGTTGCTCAACGACGATTGCTCGGCGTCGTGTGTGCCAATCGCCACGCTCGTGCAAACTATTCTTCAGTCGCGATCCAATACACAAGACTCGAATGAAATAGAAAGAAATATACAGCAACGGCTGAGGGCATATCGTGAAAAGGCTCGCAAAAGCTTTTATGCCAAAGCTCCCTGGGAGAACGCTCTAGTATCCGATCAATACTACTTTGATTTAACTTCCTACGCATTGTGGCGCACCGCGGCGGATCTGTTGCCCAACTTTGTTGACCGCGATAGATTTATTCGAGGGATTGGCCGTGATTTGCTGAATAACATGCAGGAGAAGGGTTTACTTCCCAACAAAAGTACCGCTATACGTGGTAGCGCAACGGCAACAATTCCTTCGATGCAAGCAGTTTTACAGACATTTACCAGTTCTGGATTCTGCCGAGACTACCGAATAGGTGAAGCACCAGTGTTAGACAAAAAGGGTAAAATCGCTGCCGATGCTCCTCCGGTTATTTTATTTGACGACTTGGATGATGACGCCCTGACTTCGGGGGCATCGATTGATTGTCTCGTCAGTGTGCTCGAACCAGCCACGTTGGGTGCCTCGTTGCAAATAACCGGGGAGCAATCACGTTTTGGTCCCGACTTTGTTGGAGCTACCTTATCGGCGGTTTGGGAACAAGCTGACTTAACAAGTTCTTGGGAAGTGTTCTTTGTCGACCCCGAATACCGACCAAACCCCAAGGACTACTTTCCTAACGAGCAGCTATTGCAATACACTATCTCGCTTAAGCAATAG
- a CDS encoding predicted protein encodes MDLSVLAAVGSFVVSERVLKPKATVLVILGAILAYDLTTKTHDVSSLRVYRGPALFAFTLMMCAYSLRTWRRNGIACDELLFLPGTAHGQRHGLDDANNVSMGHDSAPLRTVEAISHSPDEGDVAAGWTIPALELTRTNAATANSAGVVQRNSQSPVRSRTLSHESSISSIQEFVNSWDEDDTEHLDEDNRISTSTGAESEFFLSEEANSGSTTPSGNAPQTGIHQRGSRLTRGVERFRENHPQFTRLGSFFFFRSSATSTQSAEYAPSGPSVVGAALDLSMPILFNFHLYIEAYNHMDQYGSDFPAKILPLIFLSVLVVRSMFPPGRRMRFWSTMKFTATAPFHRSRFRDCFIGDVVTSLVRPCQDVLFALSYYVTVIWGTLSQTYGLSESGSYLERSWILHNVVLPSAALLPLWWKFLQTLRQSYDTGKRWPYLGNAFKYLSASVVILYGMTHREDRRSIWWLVCFAASMLYQIWWDTIMDWDLFVIETRSDQATDTDQVWFASLSSYRPNSYVLPFLESCTRPIRKTFVAIVTFIPSYKQIKLRPQRLYKSEAFYYKVFVYNTLFRFTWMLCYIPAYHLSASGEEQVTTFSSDTKTYVGVLLPLAEILRRALWGFLFLENETIKLQNGNASYSRIESVDEPDEENADQSEMSSMSDGSSKVRLPSWLGSPQLQDESSFRLRDRFRRFLECNERMRQRLFILELFLWAVAFVGLGLWATN; translated from the exons ATGGATCTCTCCGTCTTGGCTGCTGTGGGATCTTTTGTTGTATCCGAGCGAGTACTGAAGCCGAAAGCAACCGTTTTGGTTATTTTGGGTGCCATTTTGGCCTACGACTTGACGACCAAAACACACGATGTCTCCAGCTTGCGCGTGTACCGCG GACCCGCCTTGTTTGCGTTTACGCTCATGATGTGTGCGTATTCCTTACGCACTTGGCGGCGCAACGGCATTGCCTGTGACGAACTTCTTTTTCTGCCGGGAACTGCACACGGACAACGGCACGGCTTGGACGATGCCAACAACGTTTCGATGGGCCACGACTCGGCTCCTCTACGGACCGTGGAGGCTATCTCGCACTCGCCCGACGAGGGAGACGTGGCGGCGGGGTGGACTATACCGGCGCTAGAACTGACGCGTACGAACGCTGCGACCGCAAATAGCGCTGGAGTCGTACAGAGGAATAGCCAAAGCCCCGTACGGTCAAGGACCTTGAGCCACGAATCGTCCATATCATCTATACAAGAATTCGTCAACAGCTGGGATGAAGACGACACGGAGCATTTGGACGAAGACAATCGAATAAGCACATCTACCGGAGCTGAATCTGAATTCTTTCTATCCGAAGAGGCTAATTCAGGCAGCACAACACCTAGCGGGAACGCGCCACAGACCGGCATACACCAACGCGGTAGTCGCTTGACCCGCGGAGTGGAACGCTTCCGAGAAAACCATCCGCAATTTACTCGTTTGggctcctttttcttttttcgatCATCGGCTACGTCCACCCAGTCGGCCGAGTACGCACCGTCCGGTCCATCGGTAGTGGGTGCAGCGTTGGATTTGAGCATGCCTATTTTGTTCAACTTTCATCTCTACATTGAGGCCTACAATCACATGGACCAGTATGGATCAGACTTTCCTGCCAAAATCCTACCCCTCATTTTCTTGTCGGTGTTAGTGGTCCGTTCGATGTTTCcaccgggacgacggatgcgATTTTGGTCCACCATGAAATTTACCGCGACGGCACCCTTTCACCGATCACGCTTTCGCGACTGCTTTATTGGGGACGTTGTTACTTCGTTGGTGCGACCGTGTCAGGATGTTTTGTTTGCCTTGTCATACTACGTGACAGTTATTTGGGGTACGCTCTCGCAAACGTACGGGTTGTCTGAAAGTGGAAGTTACTTGGAGCGCAGTTGGATTTTGCATAACGTTGTGTTGCCGTCGGCGGCATTGCTACCGCTGTGGTGGAAGTTTCTGCAAACCCTTCGGCAGTCGTACGATACGGGGAAACGGTGGCCCTATCTCGGCAATGCCTTCAAATACTTGTCTGCTTCGGTAGTTATTTTGTACGGTATGACGCATCGGGAAGACCGACGATCAATATGGTGGCTCGTGTGTTTTGCTGCATCCATGTTATACCAAATTTGGTGGGATACCATCATGGACTGGGATCTATTTGTGATCGAAACGCGGTCGGATCAAGCCACGGATACTGACCAGGTTTGGTTCGCCAGTTTATCTTCCTACCGACCGAATTCGTATGTCTTGCCTTTCCTGGAGAGTTGCACTCGCCCGATTCGGAAAACGTTCGTCGCGATCGTGACCTTTATCCCGAGCTACAAACAAATCAAACTACGACCACAACGGTTGTACAAAAGCGAAGCGTTTTACTACAAGGTTTTTGTATACAATACACTCTTTCGATTTACGTGGATGCTGTGCTATATTCCTGCTTACCATTTGTCGGCATCGGGGGAGGAGCAAGtgacgactttttcgtcggATACCAAGACCTACGTAGGGGTGTTACTACCTCTGGCTGAAATTTTGCGTCGCGCACTTTGGGgattcttgtttttggaaaatgaGACGATCAAATTGCAGAATGGCAACGCGAGCTACTCACGGATTGAAAGTGTCGATGAGCCGGATGAAGAAAATGCTGACCAGTCGGAAATGTCGAGCATGTCGGATGGCAGTAGTAAGGTGCGGCTGCCGTCGTGGTTGGGCTCTCCACAGCTGCAAGACGAATcatcttttcgtttgcggGATCGTTTTCGGAGATTTTTGGAATGTAACGAAAGAATGCGCCAACGTCTCTTCATACTGGAGCTTTTCTTGTGGGCCGTCGCTTTTGTGGGCTTGGGACTGTGGGCCACAAACTAG
- a CDS encoding predicted protein has translation MCSFRFAMLVLPLFLVGLNMWEVVRDEGFVERDSSLMHYSDSSRILDYADPYISDDSSKIASDPGKRLLRFPTIDQRVQFYMSSWYEPPCDETELLHVVKYAACNEKSTTMTKNAKEDNIFKNESSQPNCFPSFVLQRQNGPEVDSLSVVLKASAKATHDLIFALDKDSLDSCQLNPQADQLQVVHSRYCPELRDKLLMVYQNQTNKTDNLTSFEPAIAFVQIGDSRSSRSLNDVGQPRRQFPKPAVPHFTKIRPVWDDASTSDFLMKASSTACATLPTRRTNRGNLESIIWKMGAWRHYKEIELLPTLDVPWENKRNTAVFRGVTSGYFNTSISPHERCFQNLRCRLVLDHHNSTKVDARFSRVLPDTVPTEIENFSIVSRNLARDELLKYKMLVFIEGNDVASGLKWGLYSNSVVMIPKPTVSSWAMEELLEPYVHYIPLKDDLSDMDTQIEWILSHDREAQKIASRGQLWIRDLLFDDQSDSDNRAINGEMLRRYEAHFRPGMVVKRGPLFQQEFS, from the exons ATGTGCTCCTTCAGGTTTGCAATGCTCGTTCTGCCGCTCTTCCTTGTTGGCTTGAATATGTGGGAGGTCGTGAGGGACGAAGGTTTTGTGGAGCGCGACTCCTCCTTGATGCATTATTCGGACAGCTCACGGATCCTTGACTACGCAGACCCGTATATCTCAGATGATTCCAGCAAAATT GCATCGGACCCGGGAAAGCGTTTGCTCCGCTTTCCAACAATAGACCAACGAGTTCAATTTTATATGTCCTCTTGGTACGAGCCACCCTGCGATGAGACTGAGCTGTTACATGTTGTCAAGTATGCTGCGTGTAACGAAAAAAGTACAacaatgacgaagaatgCCAAAGAGGACAACATATTCAAGAATGAGAGTAGTCAGCCAAATTGCTTTCCTTCCTTTGTACTCCAGCGTCAAAACGGACCGGAGGTCGACTCGCTCTCGGTGGTTTTGAAAGCATCTGCAAAGGCTACTCACGACCTTATTTTTGCGTTGGACAAAGATTCGCTCGATTCGTGCCAACTCAACCCCCAAGCCGATCAGTTACAAGTTGTCCATAGTCGCTATTGTCCAGAGCTTCGTGATAAACTGCTAATGGTGTACCAGAATCAGACCAACAAGACGGACAACTTGACCAGTTTTGAGCCCGCAATTGCGTTTGTTCAAATCGGTGATTCGCGGAGTTCGAGATCTTTGAATGACGTCGGACAGCCGAGAAGACAGTTTCCAAAGCCTGCCGTACCTCACTTTACCAAAATACGACCTGTTTGGGATGATGCAAGTACAAGCGATTTTCTTATGAAGGCATCGTCTACGGCTTGCGCCACTTTGCCAACCCGACGGACAAATAGAGGAAACCTGGAATCGATCATTTGGAAAATGGGAGCGTGGCGCCATTACAAAGAAATAGAGCTACTTCCAACTTTGGACGTCCCTTGGGAAAACAAACGGAACACCGCCGTTTTTCGTGGAGTAACCAGCGGATACTTCAATACAAGCATATCACCTCACGAGCGATGCTTCCAAAATCTACGCTGTCGGCTTGTCTTAGACCACCACAATTCGACCAAAGTGGACGCCAGGTTCAGCAGGGTTTTGCCTGATACCGTACCGACGGAAATTGAAAACTTTTCTATCGTTAGCAGGAATCTTGCGCGGGACGAACTTTTAAAGTACAAAATGTTAGTCTTCATAGAAGGAAATGACGTTGCCTCAGGATTGAAATGGGGACTGTACTCCAACTCGGTGGTCATGATTCCCAAGCCCACTGTATCGTCGTGGGCCATGGAAGAGCTTCTAGAGCCATACGTGCACTACATTCCGTTAAAGGACGATCTCTCTGACATGGATACGCAGATTGAGTGGATTCTCTCACACGATCGTGAGGCCCAGAAGATTGCGTCAAGGGGTCAGCTTTGGATTCGTGACCTCCTCTTTGACGATCAGTCCGACAGCGACAATCGTGCAATCAATGGAGAAATGTTGCGTCGGTATGAAGCTCACTTTCGTCCAGGAATGGTAGTGAAGCGAGGCCCCCTCTTTCAGCAAGAATTCTCATAG
- a CDS encoding predicted protein, which produces MANSFNDDSDLESVFQWIREGNQHLADEDWCRAAEQFGRAHEKLNDLALRAQSTDGDVDPELPKIVSLYHQQACDYLHRSRNAFLTMLRKETDQDKDTTDAEPAFRSLTEEEADRRLRLFVQLYGGNLEVSIVENVPATKPIADQESSLADRLASLNASLPQGFKTSDQRMLDIDRGLNRLGLSLYSSRDERPKIEVPQSEEDQVASIIAQTKDEMRFQPPEAVSSIPAVEIDSSVDDSEDDEDDQSSATGESLSPEDRLAIQEIVVEAQTKLAELLAMLELDLNAGEAPQPLDQPSARNILQSARRHLQNASRQWKEARL; this is translated from the coding sequence ATGGCAAACTCTttcaacgacgacagcgactTAGAAAGCGTCTTTCAATGGATTCGAGAAGGGAATCAGCATCTCGCCGACGAAGATTGGTGCAGGGCTGCCGAACAGTTTGGACGCGCCCACGAAAAATTAAACGACTTGGCTTTAAGAGCCCAATCCACGGATGGTGACGTTGACCCTGAACTGCCAAAGATTGTGTCCTTATATCATCAGCAAGCTTGCGACTATCTGCACCGATCTCGAAATGCATTTTTGACCATGTTGCGAAAAGAAACCGATCAGGACAAGGATACGACCGATGCCGAACCGGCCTTTCGTTCCCTCACGGAAGAGGAGGCCGACCGAAGGTTGCGACTTTTTGTGCAGCTGTATGGAGGTAACCTTGAGGTATCAATAGTAGAAAATGTGCCAGCTACAAAACCAATCGCGGACCAAGAAAGCAGTTTGGCGGATCGATTGGCCAGTCTCAACGCATCATTGCCGCAAGGTTTCAAAACCTCTGACCAACGCATGCTTGACATAGACCGGGGATTGAATCGCCTTGGGCTATCTCTATACTCGAGTCGAGATGAAcgaccaaaaattgaagtgCCACAATCTGAAGAGGACCAAGTTGCTTCCATTATTGCACAGACGAAGGACGAAATGCGGTTCCAACCACCAGAAGCAGTTTCCTCGATACCAGCCGTAGAGATTGATTCATCGGTAGATGAttccgaagacgacgaagacgatcaGTCCTCCGCAACAGGGGAATCGTTATCACCTGAAGATCGGCTGGCAATCCAAGAAATTGTGGTCGAAGCGCAGACGAAGTTGGCCGAACTCCTTGCCATGCTAGAACTAGATCTCAATGCTGGCGAAGCTCCTCAACCGTTGGATCAGCCGTCGGCACGAAACATACTACAGTCCGCCCGCCGGCACCTGCAAAACGCATCTCGGCAATGGAAAGAAGCTCGCTTGTAA
- a CDS encoding predicted protein produces MPRKRDRAAGNGALDAFGLLMNPRNSKKPSAASSRFVVCPAGCGKHVPSSNVNLHLDKCIRAQNICEREGSYIGREDTVNKVEAVSVEIGKPSHPMETAALTEQTSTSTHSLPRNTIEEDQEIATNKTDSVNSAFLPKMVPAEIAGRSPQRIENKTIVKPTTTEDTPSNYPAPDNGDEAFATKFGTQQTSEEDQTEHRTYQVTPDSAERPPQPKTKVPNVFSHMMNSSKATFSRPKPTKQVLHLSQDGSISLLFDTSDSPGPVAWSAIVLVKTRTSHDEDALTSSPEHPKIVQVTLSTAIPSYPDIEPSHRWVRRHSRLSVPVLKSILQKAVRRRKPLPAVKVAMELIDKSLGELLRRLPIIAIEDSTLHPALPLLVWLMMAHSKDYVLNPQLCRQVLQIVFEIAGCPYKDPLPYSTEGDTVHSRISLSSLDSGDDVLIWALLARAEYGGMKGDVLMLQQYANAWRQRMGEVSSTAPTTLVQQLHLPKPHVPVTWQNVPHIVHESAHKQALERIGLLGIEMLEISDLTLEGVDFHCSNILDELANDCHLVNVCHDLLLLSSSGEKMPAGMVDFRSWLVGFWKSCMWMYSAGVNRRRNLVTLVQPDNQGDKAVPSGSAMWNELLAPRVQEFQQNYLQQRLVRKHELDTK; encoded by the coding sequence ATGCCGCGGAAGCGCGACCGGGCAGCGGGCAATGGCGCTCTCGACGCGTTTGGCTTACTCATGAATCCCCGAAACAGTAAGAAACCGAGTGCCGCGAGCAGTCGCTTCGTCGTTTGCCCCGCGGGGTGTGGCAAGCATGTTCCGTCCAGCAATGTCAATTTGCATTTGGATAAATGTATACGAGCTCAAAATATTTGTGAAAGGGAAGGATCGTATATCGGACGAGAGGACACGGTAAACAAAGTGGAGGCTGTTTCTGTGGAAATAGGAAAACCGTCTCATCCGATGGAGACGGCTGCCTTAACCGAGCAGACGTCTACGTCTACGCATTCATTGCCTCGAAACACAATAGAAGAAGACCAAGAAATTGCGACGAATAAAACCGATTCAGTCAACTCTGCATTTTTACCAAAAATGGTGCCAGCGGAAATAGCTGGGCGGTCTCCGCAGCGGATCGAAAACAAAACCATTGTCAAACCGACTACTACTGAAGACACGCCCAGCAACTACCCAGCTCCCGATAACGGAGACGAAGCGTTTGCAACTAAATTTGGTACACAACAGACTTCAGAGGAAGACCAAACAGAGCACCGGACTTACCAAGTGACCCCGGACAGTGCGGAACGACCACCGCAGCCAAAAACTAAAGTCCCAAACGTGTTCTCCCACATGATGAACTCCTCGAAAGCTACCTTCTCACGACCTAAACCAACAAAGCAAGTGCTACACTTGAGCCAAGATGGTAGTATTTCCTTATTGTTTGATACTTCGGACTCTCCTGGTCCCGTAGCTTGGTCCGCCATTGTACTTGTCAAGACACGAACGTCACATGATGAAGACGCGTTAACATCGTCTCCGGAGCATCCCAAAATTGTTCAAGTAACACTTTCAACGGCCATTCCCTCGTATCCTGACATTGAACCATCACATAGATGGGTCCGTAGACATTCGCGCTTGTCTGTCCCTGTGCTGAAATCTATTTTGCAAAAGGCGGTTCGCCGACGTAAACCCTTGCCAGCTGTCAAGGTTGCTATGGAGCTGATTGATAAGAGTTTGGGAGAGCTGCTCCGAAGATTGCCCATTATCGCTATTGAAGATTCAACCTTACACCCCGCCCTTCCGTTACTTGTGTGGCTCATGATGGCACATTCGAAAGATTACGTCCTGAACCCTCAGCTATGTCGACAGGTTCTACAAATTGTTTTTGAAATTGCCGGCTGTCCGTACAAGGATCCATTACCCTACTCTACGGAAGGTGATACTGTACATTCAAGAATATCATTGTCGAGCCTGGATTCGGGTGACGATGTACTTATATGGGCCTTGCTAGCTCGTGCCGAGTATGGAGGTATGAAAGGTGACGTCCTTATGCTACAGCAATACGCCAACGCGTGGAGACAACGTATGGGCGAAGTATCATCAACTGCCCCCACCACACTGGTGCAGCAATTACATCTGCCAAAGCCACATGTGCCTGTTACTTGGCAAAATGTTCCGCATATAGTTCACGAAAGCGCACACAAACAAGCTTTGGAGCGCATTGGATTGCTGGGTATTGAAATGCTGGAGATCTCGGATTTGACGTTGGAAGGCGTTGATTTTCACTGCTCGAATATTTTGGATGAATTGGCAAACGACTGTCATTTGGTAAACGTGTGTCACGATTTGTTACTTCTATCATCGTCAGGCGAGAAGATGCCGGCCGGAATGGTGGACTTTCGTTCTTGGTTAGTAGGATTTTGGAAGTCTTGCATGTGGATGTACAGCGCTGGAGTCAATCGACGCCGAAATTTGGTGACATTGGTACAGCCTGACAACCAGGGTGACAAAGCTGTACCCTCTGGATCGGCTATGTGGAACGAGCTACTGGCCCCGAGAGTGCAagaattccaacaaaattaCCTTCAACAACGTCTGGTGAGAAAACACGAGCTGGACACCAAGTAG
- a CDS encoding predicted protein, whose product MPPSASLPQRRTEQLAKAMATLSKTTRDASQCCSQLNARARQLDNLTSPASDASSMLSRANANLAATLVMIKDAREKFDTVQDVEPAIERLHKIVAEMDEPQKDNSTRVPSRRNLSNRVALTEQDVYAAADSMELLRDTYEYFCLHPSWKSSPSTLAGLERVHQMGLDAMCRLVFLHLRQAGSAVRPQRTTRGVLSSQETASETRRRLTAALQHRDLLKSIGEFEEYQPVEKRQLREMQVIFECLASHGYSVQRASHKREPPGLSQVLGLSAQKIIRTEKVGSGCYSAVTKHNLQTGFPQLDHYARARQQMGYASLDNYYRRLKAERKKKTGEQDEADAAARDAVRCLEHAMILVAGEKHIYRVLVLPSMRRKDDDYDDEEEETLSPFYKKGCAGAYAYIVGAVVDRALDIIEIVFLKEGGIGQMSGSSKSGASLATTVGVLTVELAASAAAAGLRMLDGVRMLGPSLSKLCEVRVNDGETEANSSLAAILCIAIHRTTVKNSAKTLENLAKAIQEDPLKGPLHRPKDASVSTVSSDVVRAIRLISPYVSAYKSISKRRALPWDPNMGEEAGELDSYVRYLVMRLLNSLKGKALNYTRDGRDDSQAKSSLFLINNSFYLLEELGPGSSDQENKNDSEHYTIEGSWFIDKVNKIMESEKSKYLGHWEALNTHLTAVGTTDIEYQKNDENVLSLESGRLIKQRFSGFNEDFERTFALHKKLCVIDNRLRLQLQGDVASLFLPRYRKFYDKYTKLRFSKKHQEEYTKYSPDTIAKMLGELYTSPEPASR is encoded by the exons ATGCCACCGTCCGCGTCGTTACCGCAGCGTCGGACGGAGCAGCTGGCCAAGGCCATGGCGACGTTGAGCAAGACGACTCGGGATGCGAGTCAATGTTGCAGCCAACTCAACGCTCGCGCGCGACAGTTAGACAATCTGACCTCTCCTGCCTCGGACGCATCCAGTATGCTGAGCCGCGCCAATGCCAATCTCGCCGCGACCCTGGTTATGATCAAAGACGCCCGCGAAAAATTCGATACCGTCCAGGACGTAGAACCAGCTATTGAACGTCTGCACAAAATAGTGGCGGAAATGGACGAACCACAGAAAGATAATTCAACTCGTGTACCGTCGAGGAGGAATCTGAGCAATCGAGTTGCCCTCACGGAACAGGATGTGTACGCGGCGGCGGATTCGATGGAGTTGCTGCGGGACACGTACGAGTACTTTTGTTTGCATCCGAGTTGGAAGTCCTCGCCCTCTACCTTGGCAGGGCTGGAGCGGGTGCATCAAATGGGCTTGGATGCCATGTGCCGGCTCGTCTTTTTGCATTTGCGGCAAGCGGGCTCGGCCGTGCGACCGCAGCGTACAACTCGCGGAGTCTTGTCGAGCCAAGAAACGGCGTCAGAG ACACGCCGTCGACTTACGGCGGCGTTACAACACCGCGATCTGCTCAAATCAATTGGAGAGTTCGAGGAATATCAGCCCGTCGAAAAGCGTCAGCTGCGTGAAATGCAGGTTATTTTCGAGTGCCTCGCTAGTCACGGCTACAGTGTGCAACGCGCCAGTCATAAGCGTGAGCCACCCGGTCTATCCCAGGTCTTGGGGTTGTCGGCGCAAAAGATTATTCGTACCGAAAAAGTAGGCTCCGGCTGTTACTCGGCTGTCACCAAACATAATCTGCAAACGGGCTTTCCGCAACTTGATCACTACGCTAGAGCTCGCCAGCAAATGGGGTACGCCAGTCTCGACAATTATTATCGTCGCCTCAAAGCAGAacgcaagaaaaagacgGGGGAACAAGATGAAGCCGATGCCGCAGCCCGGGACGCGGTCCGGTGCCTCGAACACGCTATGATTCTGGTAGCGGGCGAAAAACACATCTACCGTGTTTTAGTGTTGCCATCCATGCGGCGGAAAGACGACGATTacgatgatgaagaggagGAAACCTTGAGTCCTTTTTACAAGAAGGGCTGCGCTGGAGCATACGCCTACATTGTTGGAGCTGTGGTAGATAGAGCTTTGGACATTATTGAAATCGTTTTTTTGAAGGAGGGTGGGATCGGACAAATGTCGGGATCATCTAAATCGGGCGCCAGCTTGGCTACTACCGTGGGAGTTTTGACCGTGGAACTGGCTGCATCGGCCGCTGCGGCGGGTTTACGGATGCTCGACGGTGTACGCATGCTGGGGCCTTCACTCTCGAAGCTCTGTGAAGTGCGGGTGAATGACGGAGAAACGGAAGCCAATTCTAGTTTGGCAGCCATACTGTGTATCGCAATTCATCGCACTACCGTAAAAAATTCGGCGAAGACATTAGAAAATCTTGCCAAAGCGATTCAGGAAGATCCACTGAAAGGTCCGCTGCACCGGCCAAAAGATGCGAGCGTGTCGACTGTGAGCTCTGACGTCGTTCGTGCCATTAGACTTATTTCCCCTTACGTCAGTGCATACAAAAGTATTTCCAAGAGACG CGCACTTCCCTGGGATCCTAACATGGGTGAAGAGGCTGGCGAGCTCGATTCTTATGTTCGTTATCTTGTGATGCGCCTTTTGAATTCTCTGAAAGGCAAGGCTTTGAATTATACTCGCGACGGACGGGACGATAGTCAGGCAAAGAGCAGCCTTTTCTTAATCAACAACTCTTTCTACTTGCTGGAAGAACTTGGCCCCGGCTCATCAGATCAGGAGAACAAAAACGACTCCGAGCATTATACCATCGAGGGATCCTGGTTTATAGATAAGGTAAATAAGATTATGGAATCAGAGAAGAGCAAATATCTCGGACACTGGGAGGCTCTCAACACACACTTGACAGCTGTCGGTACTACTGATATCGAGTATCAAAAAAACGACGAGAATGTCCTGTCGTTGGAGAGTGGACGACTGATCAAACAGCGCTTTTCTGGTTTTAACGAAGATTTTGAGCGGACTTTTGCATTGCATAAAAAGCTTTGCGTAATCGACAATCGTCTCCGACTTCAGCTCCAGGGTGATGTAGCTTCCCTTTTCCTTCCGCGTTACCGTAAATTTTACGACAAATACACCAAGCTCCGTTTTTCCAAGAAGCATCAGGAGGAGTACACGAAATACAGCCCCGACACAATAGCCAAGATGCTTGGGGAGTTGTACACGAGTCCGGAACCAGCTTCTCGTTGA